The genomic window aatggggggggaggggggagggaaggaggagaggagtggaggaggagagaagagaggaggccAGAGATAGCgcaggaggaaagaggggagagggaggaggcaaggaaggaggagggagaaaagaggggaagagggagggaaggaaggagcgAGAGGAAACgaggccagagagagagagcaggagaagagagggaaggaagaaagaaaggaaggaggagagagagaagagaggggaggagagagaggagagggaagaaggtcagacagggtgagagaggagaaggagaggatggagggatggaaggaaggaaggagagacgaGGCTAGAAAGAGAccgcaggaggagagagaggagaggggagaggagggaaggacagagagagaggaggagggagggaacgaGGTCAGAGAGAGCGGGAGTAgtcagaggagaaggggagggaagAAGGTTagacagagagagcaggaggagggagacagtagtgagagagaagagggaggagagatggtgaAAGAAAGGagtgacagagaggagggatgatAAAAGTTAAGCAAGGGAGGGACAGACAGCgaagaggagggatagaggTGAAGGAAGAATGAGGAGcgagaagggggagggaggagagaggaaagagtgagactgagaggagtgagaagaaagagagaaagtaagacagtgaggggaggcagaagagaaagagaggagagggactaAGAGCCTGAGCGAGGAGAAGTAGAGGAAATGAGAGAGTTGAAAataagagggggagaaagagagagggagaaggaagagagactGATTGAGAGGGAAATGAGGGAATGAGAGAATCAAAAAAGAGTAAGAGATaaagaaatagaaagaaagaggagggagtaatgggggggaggagagaaagtaaGAAAGAAACGTGGatgggagagggggaagggagagagagaaatgaaagaaggggaggagaaaaagtcagagagagagagagggagttgAAAGCGAGACAGTGATCTGAGGTGACTGTGTGTTTTTTCCATACTTTATAGTTGTTTTTCCAGGTGCCACAGCCCCCCCGGCCTCATTGTGCcagcctctgcctctcctcctcctcctcttcctcctcctcctcctcctcttcctcctcctcctcctggaaAACCAACCAATCATCCTGtctgcactaaaccagcactgccGCTTTAAGTTCAACTGCACACTCCATAGAATCTGCAATATACTTTCATATTTTCTATTTAGAGCTTGTGTGatttatatttgaaaatgaaGTACTGACGTGCACTTAGTGTCCTCTCAAGGTAACAGggatatttatatatatttaagggATATTTAAAAGTCTGATAGATGCAGATAGATGCCATTACTCTCAGCTTTTCAGAAAAATGACCAAAACGTTGTAATGTTTTGGCTCATcttaaaaagcaatattttaaagtttgaacATCGCTTCTCCCTTGAATTGTCAAAACGTCTGGAGGAATAAGAAAATCTAAAACATACCAACGGCTTTTGGCCAGAGCATAAATCAATAGACTAGTATTTCTCTCCAAGTAGGGTTTGCATAAAATCGTAATAAATGTCCTCAACGTTGGATCATTTCAAAAATAAGAAGTTAGAAGATGTAGTTACCTTGTTGATATGTTCCATCTGCGAGCGAACGTTGAACAATTAGgtttagatttgcgatttatgtttgaataattgGATAATTCCCTTTAAAAGcattgaaaaaacagaaaaatgaagtgagtcacatttttgaacatgcttgcacagatctaaactacaggatttgCAGCTTTTAAACAGAATAAGACGAGAAATTTAGTTGTTTGTGACGTAAATTAAGTTTCTCGAAAAGCTGCAGACTTTGCAATTTTGCTAATTGCTTCCATTCAAACTGCGATTTCGCttcgattgcgattaatcttgcagctctttTTCTTATTACTGTATTACGTATtgtaaatattgtcaaaatgaacGTCTCTGGATGCgtgatgtgtgtttttgttgctcttcTTGTATGTATACTTGATCTATACATAAACTAACAtgttttatctctctcttctcttacaGGCGGAGTTGTCCCGTCCAAAAACATCCTTCCCTCTCGAGAACTGTCACGTAGCGACCCGGAGTGACTGGCCCACACTGAGCAAACTACCGCCAACCATCTGCGACCCATCTTTTACTCTTCCACATCTGCTTCAAAACCCAATCCAAATAGAAAAATAAGGGGGACTTTTGACAAATCTCTACCCATGGGATGTACCCGCGCCGGGGGTATGATGTTGGTTGAAGACTCCCCCCGCTTTGATTAGGCCTCTGGGGGGGACGGATGAGGAGGGATGGGTGAGGAGACCCCCAGCTGGATGTTCCGCTGTGGCCCCCATCACGGCTGTCATTAGTGGGTAATGAGGGGCTGTTAAGAGGGGAGCCtgcggagagaggagggacagtacATCTGCTATTCACAGCTCTGGAGATTTTAGACATTtctgcagaggaagagagaattgTGACgaattaaaaacatttcttggattaatttgaacatttttgattTGCTACATTGTTTTATTACTGCAAATTTTGGCGCTTTCGATTAGCTTTTTTGCGAAAACTGCCATACTGCTTTGGCTTCGACCATTTTTTAACCTGGCAAAAAACTAAGCTAACCATTGCTAACTGGATTAtatcaatttaattttttttcaagatGACCATCAAGTTTTTCTTCCTATCAACTGGATAAAACCCACTGTATCATAAAAATCTTTCGCTGACATCTCATTTGGACGTTCACAATCATGGCCGCAGCTTATCGCGTCGTCGTTAGCAGTATTAGCTGTTACAATAGCGTTGTTGTGGACCGGCGCGCTCACTCCCACGCCGTGCACTACTGCTCTGGGCCATGTGGGGCGCTGTCACAAGGACTGGACTGCACCCTGGCCCATAGAGGAACCTGCTCTGAGCTCCTCGTTGCTCCAGAGATGACGTACAAAGATGCTAACAACGCATCTATACAGTCCAGGAACATGAGTCAACATTTGTCCAGTCACGGTAAAAGTATTTCGATAGATAGCGGGTACAGTAGCGGCCTTGAAAGAGCAGGGAGCAGCGGTAATTTGTCCATAGGAGAAGATACGTCTACTTTGCGAAGTAAAAAAGCATCGAGCGGATCTATCGGGAACTTGTCTGGCAGTTTAAAAGACATCACCGAGGAAGCTATTAATTTAGCCAGTGGAAAGCTCAAAGAATTCTCCTTTGACAAACTCCGCCTCTCGTCCTCAAATCATGTCACTTTCAGAAAAGGACGAAAAGTGCGTCCGGATTCGTTTAGCCGGCGGTCCGCAGACTTGGAGATAATCTATGGGCACTTTAGCTCCACTGTCACCTCTAATGGCACGGCTAATGGCATGACAAATGGCCTAAGTGCTCCCAATGATGAGAATGTGCAGTCATTTGGGTTAGTTAAAAGCTTAGAGGAGACGAAACAGAAAGGCAACTCAAGCAACCTGTCCGCTATTACTAAAGCAAGTGGGGGTTCTTCTGGAAGTTTGTCGACACTCAGCTCCTTAGACCAGAGCATGAACACGATTACTTCCTTGTATCGTAGCACAATGGGGGAGGAGAATCTGATCGCTCGTTTGTTGGAGAAAACGCGAGCTGAGGTGGGCAGTGGTGGAGGAGAGGATATACGAGCTTGTTTGGACATCCTTCTCAAATGCTCTGAAGATCTGAAGAAGTGTACTGACATTATCAAGCAGTGCATTCGCCGAAAAGCAGGTGGAGGTCACGAAGACGGCGGAGCTAGCCCTGATAGTGTGTACCGGGCGATGATGACGCGACTTAGCTCCTACCTAAAAAGACTACCCTTGGATTTGGAAGGCATCAGTAGCGGGCAAGGGCACAGCGAACTTGCCGAGTTGGTGAACAGCCTTCACTCGCTGCAGCAGTCTCCATTCTCGCCAATTTTTGGCAACGAGCAGCCGCCACGTTACGAAGATGTAGTCCATTCCCCTCCCATTACAAAATCGTACATGTCGTCATCTTTGAAACCAGATTCTAACGCAAAATCGCCCATGAGTTCTCCGTCCCGCACTCCGACGCTTACAAACGGTCTACAGCACTCAACGTCCATAAGCCAACACACGCTAACTGTTCCGTCTGTAACGTACTCTTCGTCGAgcgcctcttcctctccatcgcATTCGCCTCTTCGAACTTCTCCTACGCCGCCATACGCGCACACACCCCCAGCATCGCCCATGGAGGCTCTGTACATCGAAGAGGAAGACGCACCTGATCAAATCGTCGAAATACCTCCAAAACAGTCAAATAACATCAATGGGTCCGTGGTAAACCAGCAATATCACTTGTCAAATAATCCGCCAGGTAGTTCCAGCTACAGTCCGAGCTGGCCTCCTGCTTCTACGCCGCCAAATCTGGCAACGCCTCAACCGGTTACACATAGAAACGAAGATATCGACAAGTTGTTAATGGACTTAGAAAACTTATCGCAAAGTATGAGCAATCCACCGCTTCCTGCAAAGACCAGGAAAAGAGATAAGCTAAGTAATAACGATGGTTTCGGTCAACCCAAATCGATGCAATTTCAGATTCAGAAACAAGTATCTTTGAATGGACCTAGGTCAAAATCTCCAATTCCTGTTGCCTTGTCTCACATTGAAAGCAACCAAAGTGGAGCCGGCGAGGAGGAAGACGGAGCACTTTTGATGAGGATTTTGGAAAGTATTGAAAGTTTCGCTCAAGAGCTTGTCGACTCTGGCGCGGGGAGTACAGGAAGCGCTGAAAGAAGTAGCGGTAAAGAGCGAGAGGTGATGAGGTTGCTGCAGGATACGCTAGCCTCTACTAGCAGGTCGACTACCCCGCTAGAAAGTTTGCTAATAACATCTGCTCCTGATCTGGAGAATGAAATCCCACCGGCGATCCCACCAAAACAATCCCATTCAACGACATACATGTCCGAAAGTGGACCCGAACCTCCGCCCGTGCGCCAAATTGACTCCTCCCCCAAACAAGTGCCTATTTCCCTTCCAGAACCTGTACTTCAAGTCACAGAACCACCCACGATCACTGAAGTTACCGTATCAGACTCCACACCTGCAAGCTTGCATTCCTCAGTAACTTTGACTGTATCGGAGCCTGTACCCGAAGCTCCGCCCCCCGTTTCCACAACGACAgcagaaccaggaagtgaactCACCAACAAGCCCAATGTGGTGAAAGACACTGGGTCGACTCTTCTCATCCAGCAGACTCCAGAAGTGATCAGGGTGAGTCAAAACTTTAAcgatttttccatttttgttgtACGTTTTTTTGAAATTGCGTTGGTTTGCATTGGTTTGGTTTTTATCTTAAATCTCTAAATAAGATGATGTGTTGTTTTAGTCAATATTTGGTCTTTTAGTCTT from Periophthalmus magnuspinnatus isolate fPerMag1 chromosome 22, fPerMag1.2.pri, whole genome shotgun sequence includes these protein-coding regions:
- the ppp2r3a gene encoding serine/threonine-protein phosphatase 2A regulatory subunit B'' subunit alpha isoform X1; its protein translation is MAAAYRVVVSSISCYNSVVVDRRAHSHAVHYCSGPCGALSQGLDCTLAHRGTCSELLVAPEMTYKDANNASIQSRNMSQHLSSHGKSISIDSGYSSGLERAGSSGNLSIGEDTSTLRSKKASSGSIGNLSGSLKDITEEAINLASGKLKEFSFDKLRLSSSNHVTFRKGRKVRPDSFSRRSADLEIIYGHFSSTVTSNGTANGMTNGLSAPNDENVQSFGLVKSLEETKQKGNSSNLSAITKASGGSSGSLSTLSSLDQSMNTITSLYRSTMGEENLIARLLEKTRAEVGSGGGEDIRACLDILLKCSEDLKKCTDIIKQCIRRKAGGGHEDGGASPDSVYRAMMTRLSSYLKRLPLDLEGISSGQGHSELAELVNSLHSLQQSPFSPIFGNEQPPRYEDVVHSPPITKSYMSSSLKPDSNAKSPMSSPSRTPTLTNGLQHSTSISQHTLTVPSVTYSSSSASSSPSHSPLRTSPTPPYAHTPPASPMEALYIEEEDAPDQIVEIPPKQSNNINGSVVNQQYHLSNNPPGSSSYSPSWPPASTPPNLATPQPVTHRNEDIDKLLMDLENLSQSMSNPPLPAKTRKRDKLSNNDGFGQPKSMQFQIQKQVSLNGPRSKSPIPVALSHIESNQSGAGEEEDGALLMRILESIESFAQELVDSGAGSTGSAERSSGKEREVMRLLQDTLASTSRSTTPLESLLITSAPDLENEIPPAIPPKQSHSTTYMSESGPEPPPVRQIDSSPKQVPISLPEPVLQVTEPPTITEVTVSDSTPASLHSSVTLTVSEPVPEAPPPVSTTTAEPGSELTNKPNVVKDTGSTLLIQQTPEVIRVQSKPEKRPITPPAAPAPAELTVVPATRTPSPPPAPVIITPPPPAINIPRFYFPRGLPVVGPSPNHDATIATIETAFTEFEDEKADIYEMGKIAKACGCPLYWKAPMFYAAGGERTGFVSVHSFIATWRKLLHSCHDDASRFISLLAKPGCNFLEQEDFIPLLQDIVDTHPGLTFLKDAPEFHSRYITTVIQRIYYVVNRSWSGRITTTELRRSNFLQTLALLEEEDDINQITDYFSYEHFYVIYCKFWELDTDHDLYIDLKDLSRYNDHASSNRIIERLFSGAVTRGNAVQREGRMSYAEFVWFLISEEDKKNPTSIEYWFRCMDVDGDGVLSMFELEYFYEEQCERMERMGIEPLPFQDLLCQMLDLVKPENLGRITLSDLKRCRMAHIFFDTFFNLEKYLDHEQRDPFAVQKDIDSEGPEPSDWDKYASEEYEILVAEETANEQLHDGSFDDDYDSEELHVPGDIGNKMEKLVISDLTA